The following coding sequences are from one Methanosarcina sp. WWM596 window:
- the mtbC gene encoding dimethylamine corrinoid protein MtbC, with protein sequence MSQEELLQELAGAVITCKKDTVLAAVEKAKGELDPALIIEKGLAAGMNEVGVLFERGKLFLPHVMMAADAMTAGVAALKELMPDGSASSKMGVIVNGTVEGDVHDIGKSIVSTMLQSAGFEVHDIGRDVPIKNFIQKAKEVNADMIGLSALMTTTLPGQKGVIELLKEEGIREKVKVMIGGAPATQAWADKIGADCYAENASEAVSKAKELLV encoded by the coding sequence ATTAGCCAAGAAGAATTACTTCAGGAACTTGCAGGCGCTGTAATCACCTGTAAAAAGGACACAGTGCTCGCTGCCGTTGAAAAGGCAAAAGGAGAACTGGATCCCGCATTAATTATTGAAAAAGGGCTTGCTGCAGGCATGAATGAAGTGGGTGTCCTCTTTGAGAGAGGCAAACTTTTCTTACCCCATGTGATGATGGCTGCCGACGCAATGACTGCCGGAGTAGCAGCTCTTAAGGAACTTATGCCTGATGGTTCTGCCAGCTCAAAAATGGGCGTCATTGTGAACGGTACCGTAGAAGGTGATGTCCACGACATCGGCAAATCCATCGTGTCCACAATGCTCCAGTCTGCAGGTTTTGAAGTGCACGATATCGGTCGTGATGTTCCTATCAAGAACTTCATTCAGAAGGCAAAGGAAGTCAATGCTGATATGATCGGGCTTTCTGCTCTTATGACCACAACTCTTCCCGGACAGAAAGGCGTTATCGAACTCCTCAAGGAAGAGGGCATAAGGGAAAAAGTAAAGGTCATGATCGGGGGCGCACCCGCAACCCAGGCATGGGCAGACAAGATCGGCGCAGACTGTTACGCAGAAAACGCAAGTGAAGCCGTTTCAAAAGCAAAAGAACTGCTTGTTTAA
- the purL gene encoding phosphoribosylformylglycinamidine synthase subunit PurL → MLPDEDLKIIKKELGREPTLVEQGCFLNLWSEHCSYRSSAPLLKTFTTTGENVLIGPGDDAAIIKFEDGYVLAIGMESHNHPSYVDPYNGAATGVGGIVRDIISMGARPIALMDPLYFGSLDTPKNLFLFEQIIKGIAGYGNCIGVPVVNGETFFDREYSGNPLVNVVAVGLCREEEVITARSQKAGNKLVLAGSRTGKDGLGGASFASRDLSESAEAEDRPSVQVGDPYTEKLVIEMTLEAMKKGYVKSCKDLGAAGLGGASSELASKGGLGAHIIADAVPQREPNMNAYEILLAESQERMLFEIAPEDVDAVLALVQKYDLNGAVVGYLTEEPMYTVEFKGEIVADIPIGFLTGGAATCEKPSEARPLREEGKKPEAPEDLKAAFLTVLSSYNIASKEWIYRQYDHEVQLRTVVKPGEDSGVLRITDKKGIALTCGCQPRATLLDPYTGGKTAIIENAMNLAVKGAESLAIVNCLNFGNPYRPETYWQFKNAVLGLGDEARRFSIPVVGGNVSLYNESDEFKTAVPPTPSIGMIGKVDLETPLPSSFFTKEGDSIILVGETTPEMGGSEYYACIGSENAGKVPAVPENTPGIIHAIIEAVKSGKLSSAHDLSLGGIGAGLAKMCRNLGGKVDLSEAAGNTQAEEFLFSETPARALLATPEPEAVQEILKGVPHAVIGKVGGENLEIKGKNFEVSLSLKEIAEAYGSLTRFMMG, encoded by the coding sequence ATGTTACCTGATGAAGACCTGAAGATTATTAAAAAAGAACTTGGGAGAGAGCCTACCCTGGTAGAGCAGGGCTGTTTTTTAAATCTGTGGAGTGAACACTGTTCCTACCGCTCAAGCGCCCCTCTCCTGAAAACCTTCACGACCACGGGCGAAAACGTCCTAATCGGTCCCGGAGACGATGCTGCAATTATTAAATTCGAAGATGGATATGTGCTTGCCATAGGCATGGAAAGCCACAACCACCCCTCATACGTGGACCCCTACAACGGGGCAGCTACCGGTGTTGGAGGGATCGTAAGAGACATAATTTCCATGGGGGCCCGTCCGATCGCCCTCATGGATCCTCTTTACTTCGGGTCTCTTGACACCCCGAAAAACCTCTTCCTTTTCGAGCAGATAATTAAAGGAATTGCAGGGTATGGGAACTGCATAGGGGTGCCCGTTGTCAACGGCGAGACCTTTTTTGACAGGGAATACAGCGGAAACCCACTGGTAAATGTGGTTGCAGTCGGGCTTTGCCGGGAAGAAGAAGTAATAACCGCCCGTTCCCAGAAAGCCGGAAATAAGCTTGTGCTCGCAGGTTCCAGAACAGGAAAAGACGGGCTTGGGGGGGCATCCTTTGCCTCCAGAGACCTTTCCGAATCTGCCGAAGCGGAAGATCGCCCAAGTGTCCAGGTGGGAGACCCCTATACCGAAAAGCTCGTCATAGAAATGACTCTTGAAGCCATGAAAAAGGGATATGTAAAGTCCTGTAAAGACCTTGGTGCTGCAGGGCTTGGAGGAGCAAGCTCGGAACTGGCTTCAAAGGGAGGGCTGGGAGCACACATTATTGCAGATGCGGTTCCGCAGCGTGAACCCAACATGAACGCATATGAAATCCTGCTTGCCGAGTCCCAGGAGCGCATGCTCTTTGAAATAGCTCCTGAAGATGTCGATGCAGTACTTGCCCTGGTCCAGAAGTATGACCTGAATGGAGCTGTGGTCGGATACCTTACAGAAGAACCCATGTATACCGTTGAGTTCAAAGGGGAAATCGTTGCCGACATTCCAATTGGTTTTCTTACAGGAGGAGCCGCTACCTGTGAGAAGCCCTCAGAAGCTCGCCCTCTAAGGGAAGAAGGCAAGAAACCGGAAGCTCCGGAAGACTTAAAAGCGGCTTTTCTGACGGTTCTGTCCTCTTATAACATTGCCTCAAAGGAATGGATCTACAGGCAGTATGACCATGAGGTTCAGTTAAGGACCGTTGTCAAGCCTGGAGAAGACTCCGGAGTGCTCAGGATTACCGATAAAAAAGGGATTGCACTTACCTGCGGCTGCCAGCCCAGAGCCACCCTTCTTGACCCCTACACAGGAGGAAAGACCGCAATTATCGAAAACGCCATGAATCTTGCAGTAAAGGGTGCGGAAAGCCTGGCTATTGTAAACTGCCTTAACTTTGGAAATCCATATCGCCCTGAAACCTACTGGCAATTCAAAAACGCCGTACTCGGGCTTGGAGATGAAGCCAGACGTTTTTCAATTCCGGTAGTAGGAGGGAACGTTTCTCTCTATAACGAAAGTGATGAGTTCAAGACTGCAGTACCTCCCACTCCCTCGATAGGAATGATAGGGAAAGTGGATCTTGAAACTCCTCTGCCCTCAAGTTTCTTTACGAAGGAAGGAGACAGCATTATCCTTGTAGGGGAGACCACGCCTGAAATGGGCGGCTCCGAATACTATGCCTGCATAGGGTCTGAAAATGCCGGAAAGGTCCCCGCAGTCCCTGAGAACACCCCTGGCATTATACATGCCATAATCGAAGCTGTTAAAAGCGGAAAACTGAGTTCTGCACATGACCTTTCTCTTGGAGGGATCGGTGCAGGGCTTGCAAAGATGTGCAGAAATCTGGGCGGAAAAGTAGATCTCAGTGAAGCTGCAGGAAATACGCAGGCAGAAGAGTTCCTGTTCTCAGAAACTCCCGCAAGGGCACTGCTTGCAACACCCGAGCCTGAAGCTGTACAGGAAATTCTTAAAGGCGTGCCCCATGCAGTAATCGGCAAAGTGGGAGGCGAGAACCTTGAAATCAAAGGCAAGAATTTCGAAGTTTCTCTCTCCTTAAAAGAAATTGCAGAAGCTTACGGCAGCCTTACCAGATTCATGATGGGATGA
- a CDS encoding transposase has translation MTIHTRVDYNDDPYKGRGNFFVSITYDENPISPITEYIDNDLYQAIDLGITKIVTAVNTQGKFFEVKTPRSDQYWNTKIDTIKSRRDHCKKRRKRWNRLHKTYGKIEAKKSNQIKDFQHRLSKTMIEKTRANTIIVGDLNEKVWFNQRK, from the coding sequence ATGACGATCCATACAAGGGTAGACTACAATGACGATCCATACAAGGGTAGAGGAAATTTCTTTGTATCAATAACATATGATGAAAATCCTATAAGTCCTATAACAGAGTATATTGATAACGATTTGTATCAAGCAATAGATTTAGGAATCACGAAAATAGTAACAGCAGTAAACACTCAAGGAAAATTCTTTGAAGTTAAAACACCACGTTCAGATCAATACTGGAATACTAAAATAGATACAATCAAATCCAGAAGAGATCATTGTAAAAAAAGACGCAAAAGATGGAATAGACTGCACAAAACATATGGAAAGATTGAAGCAAAAAAGTCTAATCAGATCAAAGATTTTCAACATAGGCTCTCTAAAACCATGATTGAAAAAACCAGAGCCAATACAATAATTGTTGGTGATCTTAATGAAAAAGTATGGTTCAATCAAAGAAAGTAA
- the tnpA gene encoding IS200/IS605 family transposase → MQNKLGLGSHSVHSLHYHFVQCVIYRRKALTNPPIIDFLKTKIHNISETFDVEVLNIECDKNNFHLLFSAKLLLDIPKYINIIKILTSREVRKNFPEVKTMLWKDTFWSRSYFIASTGQVTQDVFKKYVKNQGKYASDEEDQDQPN, encoded by the coding sequence ATGCAGAATAAACTGGGTCTTGGAAGCCATTCTGTACATTCACTCCATTATCATTTCGTTCAATGCGTTATATATAGAAGAAAAGCTCTAACGAATCCTCCGATAATTGATTTTCTTAAAACTAAAATCCATAACATAAGTGAAACATTCGATGTTGAAGTGCTGAATATAGAGTGTGACAAAAACAATTTTCACTTATTATTTTCAGCAAAACTTTTGCTTGATATTCCAAAATATATCAACATTATAAAGATACTAACTTCAAGGGAGGTTCGTAAAAACTTCCCTGAAGTAAAAACTATGTTATGGAAAGATACGTTCTGGTCAAGATCGTATTTTATCGCATCGACAGGGCAAGTAACTCAAGACGTATTTAAAAAATATGTGAAGAATCAAGGCAAATATGCATCTGACGAAGAAGATCAAGATCAACCCAACTGA
- a CDS encoding CDP-alcohol phosphatidyltransferase family protein: MPLAPNTLTLMGFAVSVAAGAAFSLGKPFEGGLLILFSGVFDILDGGVARAKGRITPFGGVLDSVCDRYSDGLMFLGIMAGAINGRLSFTPILGIDGWLWAGFALIGSFLVSYTRARAESAGCRKLSIGIAERTERMLILALGALLGFLGWALVLIAIISHVTIIQRILRAKSILSELSESEFQKP, translated from the coding sequence ATACCCCTTGCCCCAAACACCCTCACCCTGATGGGTTTTGCAGTAAGCGTAGCTGCTGGAGCTGCATTCTCTCTGGGCAAACCTTTTGAAGGAGGGCTTCTGATCCTCTTCAGCGGAGTTTTCGATATCCTTGACGGCGGAGTAGCAAGAGCAAAAGGCAGAATCACTCCATTCGGAGGCGTGCTTGACTCGGTCTGCGACCGCTATTCCGACGGGCTAATGTTTCTCGGGATCATGGCAGGAGCGATTAACGGAAGGCTCAGTTTTACCCCTATCCTCGGAATTGATGGCTGGCTCTGGGCTGGCTTTGCCCTGATAGGTTCTTTTCTGGTTAGCTACACTCGCGCCCGAGCAGAGTCCGCAGGCTGCAGAAAACTGTCTATAGGAATTGCCGAACGCACGGAAAGGATGCTTATACTTGCTTTAGGCGCTCTTTTAGGCTTCCTCGGCTGGGCTCTTGTGCTGATAGCCATTATCTCCCACGTCACCATCATCCAGAGGATTCTGCGGGCAAAAAGTATCCTGAGTGAGCTATCCGAATCCGAATTCCAGAAACCCTGA
- a CDS encoding DMT family transporter, whose translation MEGFFVDLKSLKKQESKRKISKGYMWALFCAVFWGIWYLPGTVVWVLNPFDEMYSAIAETGGDGTALIITAVLITAFNALTVMLALMLWNGVLGKYGELGRTLKEFHPCSKWFFLASIFGGPMAILGSFIAMGFIGGAFAAVAALLYPVVGSILAYYWYGEKISKRAAIGIGVIIVGGITIFGGGLLTELSSGNVQWIGYLGGLMAAAGWGIEGAIAGKGLDISEPDVGLTLRFVGENIIWWIVLVPLLALFGYPMYSFALQAFEPMTLLVLIFAGITFGFCYVCWYKSFPLIGVGRGQGIGNLYGLFAIIFIFLFFGDVPQWTILVGGTLCVIGSFVMFTEDTSELETLRGE comes from the coding sequence ATGGAGGGATTTTTCGTGGATTTAAAATCTTTAAAAAAACAGGAAAGCAAAAGAAAAATCAGTAAAGGGTACATGTGGGCTCTTTTCTGTGCTGTATTCTGGGGTATCTGGTACCTTCCAGGGACCGTTGTGTGGGTGCTTAACCCATTCGATGAGATGTACAGCGCTATTGCCGAAACCGGAGGAGACGGTACAGCTCTTATTATAACTGCCGTTCTGATTACGGCCTTTAATGCACTTACGGTCATGCTAGCGCTTATGCTCTGGAATGGGGTTCTTGGTAAATACGGGGAACTCGGTAGGACCCTTAAGGAATTCCATCCGTGTTCCAAGTGGTTCTTCCTCGCCTCGATTTTCGGAGGTCCTATGGCAATTCTCGGTTCATTCATTGCTATGGGCTTTATAGGCGGAGCATTTGCAGCTGTTGCGGCTCTTCTTTACCCTGTGGTGGGCTCGATTCTTGCTTACTACTGGTACGGGGAAAAGATCTCCAAGAGAGCGGCAATCGGTATAGGAGTCATCATTGTAGGAGGCATCACGATCTTCGGAGGCGGGCTTCTGACTGAGCTTTCCTCAGGCAACGTTCAGTGGATCGGATACCTTGGAGGTTTGATGGCTGCTGCCGGCTGGGGAATTGAAGGTGCAATTGCAGGAAAAGGTCTCGACATTTCCGAGCCTGACGTGGGGTTGACCCTCAGGTTTGTAGGAGAAAACATTATCTGGTGGATCGTTCTTGTTCCGTTGCTCGCACTTTTCGGTTACCCGATGTATTCCTTTGCACTCCAGGCTTTTGAACCCATGACTCTGCTGGTTCTGATTTTCGCAGGGATCACTTTTGGTTTCTGTTATGTCTGCTGGTACAAGTCCTTCCCACTTATCGGAGTTGGGAGAGGCCAGGGTATCGGAAACCTCTATGGGCTATTTGCTATCATCTTCATTTTCCTCTTCTTCGGAGATGTTCCGCAGTGGACTATCCTTGTCGGAGGCACTCTTTGTGTTATTGGTAGTTTCGTTATGTTTACGGAAGACACAAGTGAACTTGAAACCCTGAGAGGTGAGTGA
- a CDS encoding B12-binding domain-containing protein, producing the protein MASTEAIIAKAKNAITDFDEELAAEVAEEALAAGVDPVEIIEKGFTAGMMEVGDQFEQGTLFLPHVLAAAEAMKAGIDVMKPEMERRKSQTKNLGTVVIGTIEGDIHSIGKDIVASMLNIAGFDVVDLGRDVPIGTFIEKVKELKPQIVASSALMTTTMINQIQIEEQLKEAGVRDQVKTMVGGAPCTQDWADKIGADIYGESATDVVSKVKAALL; encoded by the coding sequence ATGGCAAGTACAGAAGCAATCATTGCAAAAGCAAAAAACGCAATCACCGATTTTGATGAAGAACTCGCAGCAGAAGTTGCAGAAGAAGCTCTTGCAGCAGGTGTTGACCCTGTAGAAATCATTGAGAAGGGCTTTACCGCAGGCATGATGGAAGTAGGAGATCAGTTTGAACAGGGTACTCTCTTCCTCCCCCATGTGCTTGCAGCCGCTGAGGCAATGAAGGCAGGTATTGATGTCATGAAGCCGGAAATGGAGAGGCGCAAATCCCAGACCAAGAACCTTGGAACTGTTGTCATCGGGACCATCGAAGGTGACATCCACTCCATCGGAAAGGATATAGTTGCCTCCATGCTCAACATTGCAGGCTTCGATGTTGTGGACCTTGGAAGAGACGTCCCAATCGGCACCTTTATTGAAAAAGTAAAGGAACTCAAACCCCAGATTGTAGCATCCTCCGCCCTTATGACCACCACCATGATCAACCAGATCCAGATTGAAGAACAGCTCAAAGAAGCAGGTGTTCGCGACCAGGTAAAGACCATGGTCGGTGGGGCCCCATGTACCCAGGACTGGGCAGATAAGATCGGTGCAGACATCTACGGAGAAAGTGCCACCGATGTTGTCAGCAAGGTAAAAGCAGCCTTACTCTAA
- a CDS encoding (Fe-S)-binding protein, with protein MNLVEEHREKCTQCGQCLEVCPRYDDLSLLELLYGYLDEAIEIDPTGIDSTSLLRCLTCGLCAEACPEDLGLKMLISPARQKWVRENGLTDRQTMLDPEAENNIFKKIEEMDEIPAYIDSPGSVVYFPGCAGTYINKNMPRAVVALLEKTGVDYTVLSGLEYCCGAVSAGAGNPDPIRRHGQQNIEEVRRRGAKILITSCPGCFKAFKEIYPKMFGKLDFEVLQVSQYLEYLLREGKLTPETTLKHRVFYHDPCHLTRTMGAYTEARNVLENIPGTELANKTPEGSACCGFGGGTRVNYPSESISIASDRFRAAEKRGCDIIITNCGGCMQNLVEAGKNEKIKIFDLAEYLSLACGVKIEREDQKMLELVNRAYRLCISGYKEPSLS; from the coding sequence ATGAATCTAGTGGAAGAACACAGGGAAAAATGTACGCAATGCGGACAGTGTCTCGAGGTCTGCCCGCGATACGATGACCTCAGTTTGCTTGAACTACTTTACGGGTATCTGGATGAGGCTATTGAAATTGATCCTACTGGTATTGATTCTACTTCTCTGCTACGCTGCCTGACCTGCGGGCTTTGCGCTGAAGCCTGTCCCGAGGACCTGGGTCTCAAGATGCTTATTTCTCCTGCCCGGCAGAAATGGGTCCGTGAAAATGGCCTTACGGACAGGCAGACCATGTTGGACCCTGAGGCTGAGAATAATATCTTCAAAAAGATTGAGGAAATGGATGAGATTCCTGCGTACATAGACAGTCCTGGCTCTGTCGTGTATTTCCCGGGATGTGCCGGCACCTATATTAACAAAAATATGCCTCGGGCTGTTGTTGCCCTTCTGGAAAAAACAGGGGTTGATTACACTGTCCTTAGCGGGCTTGAATACTGCTGCGGAGCAGTATCTGCAGGTGCCGGAAATCCGGATCCAATCCGCAGGCATGGGCAGCAAAATATTGAAGAAGTTAGGAGAAGAGGGGCAAAAATTCTTATCACTTCCTGTCCGGGATGTTTCAAAGCTTTTAAGGAAATCTATCCAAAAATGTTCGGGAAACTGGACTTTGAGGTGCTCCAGGTCTCACAGTATCTGGAATACCTTTTAAGGGAAGGAAAACTTACTCCGGAAACTACCCTCAAACACAGGGTCTTTTACCACGATCCCTGCCATCTTACGCGGACAATGGGCGCCTACACGGAAGCAAGAAATGTACTTGAAAATATCCCCGGAACTGAGCTTGCAAATAAAACTCCCGAAGGTTCGGCTTGCTGTGGCTTTGGTGGAGGCACAAGAGTCAATTATCCTTCTGAGTCAATTTCTATAGCTTCTGACCGTTTTCGGGCTGCCGAAAAACGGGGCTGCGATATAATCATAACCAACTGTGGGGGCTGTATGCAGAACCTTGTCGAAGCCGGAAAGAATGAGAAAATAAAGATATTTGACCTTGCCGAGTACCTTTCCCTTGCCTGTGGAGTAAAAATAGAGAGGGAAGATCAGAAAATGCTTGAGCTTGTAAACAGGGCTTACAGGTTATGTATATCCGGCTATAAAGAACCCAGTTTGTCTTAA